One region of Alosa sapidissima isolate fAloSap1 chromosome 1, fAloSap1.pri, whole genome shotgun sequence genomic DNA includes:
- the hmx4 gene encoding H6 family homeobox 4 has product MNKEDAPCCRPSSLKFTIDHILNHNSVGNKFDSCHSKVQSEPVCGNDFAPRSLDHGAHRAEDFRSITFSETGENCPESCHTTTAPLKRETDALESLDTRCENADSCDDGSSMQPHKGDSKKSKVMAKKKTRTIFSKRQIFQLESTFDMKRYLSSAERACLANSLQLTETQVKIWFQNRRNKLKRQISTDLEGPNMDLSDAGKTLSLPTFYKENHILGRCLIPMPLPVMYPGVSAPYLCFSNATKYFSIFDGDV; this is encoded by the exons ATGAACAAAGAAGACGCACCATGCTGTCGCCCTTCCTCTCTTAAATTCACTATCGACCACATTCTTAACCATAATAGCGTCGGGAACAAGTTTGACAGCTGTCACTCAAAAGTGCAAAGTGAACCAGTGTGCGGCAATGACTTCGCTCCCCGTAGTTTGGACCATGGTGCCCATCGTGCTGAAGATTTTCGGAGCATCACATTCAGTGAGACAG GAGAAAACTGCCCAGAGTCTTGTCACACAACTACGGCACCACTAAAGCGGGAGACGGACGCGCTGGAAAGTCTGGACACAAGATGTGAGAATGCGGACAGCTGCGACGACGGCAGCAGCATGCAGCCACATAAGGGGGACAGTAAAAAGAGTAAAGTTATGGCAAAAAAGAAGACACGCACAATTTTTTCCAAGAGACAGATTTTCCAGTTGGAATCTACATTTGACATGAAACGGTATCTGAGCAGCGCAGAGCGGGCATGCCTTGCCAACTCATTGCAGTTAACAGAAACTCAGGTGAAAATTTGGTTCCAGAATCGACGGAATAAATTAAAAAGGCAGATTTCCACAGATCTGGAAGGACCTAATATGGACTTAAGTGATGCCGGAAAAACATTATCGTTACCTACTTTCTACAAAgaaaaccacatacttggaaggTGCTTGATACCAATGCCTTTACCAGTCATGTATCCTGGAGTTAGCGCGCCTTACTTGTGCTTTTCGAACGCTACCAAATATTTCAGCATTTTCGATGGGGACGTATGA
- the hmx1 gene encoding homeobox protein HMX1: protein MHDKAPDSQTSLTPKVSSFFIENLLGSNKNEESSRSPTKDKVAEEVRRESVLQGRAAQHRLSEVCGQAARTGSTVERGPPTQPPLEWYRRSPLNFDTPDRSESPKEESSDERCYSVPSDRDSPLGPEPIYGSDDSDRKTRDCLTDDNEDAPHVFDEPSDADTPDPNLARKKKTRTVFSRSQVFQLESTFDMKRYLSSSERAGLAASLHLTETQVKIWFQNRRNKWKRQLAADLEAANISHSSQRIVRVPILYHESTTPPSALSFSVPQVSPPLVGFSSSVNYPLTSFAQSMSVLRSQMTGLV, encoded by the exons ATGCACGATAAAGCGCCCGATAGCCAAACTTCGCTAACACCAAAGGTCTCTTCATTTTTCATCGAAAATTTACTAGGCTCCAATAAAAATGAAGAATCTTCAAGAAGCCCAACTAAGGATAAAGTAGCCGAAGAGGTTCGACGGGAGTCTGTTCTCCAGGGCAGAGCGGCACAGCATCGTCTGAGTGAAGTGTGCGGTCAAGCGGCGAGGACAGGCTCTACAGTAGAGAGAGGTCCCCCTACTCAGCCCCCCCTAGAATGGTACCGACGTTCACCCTTAAACTTTGATACCCCGGATCGCTCAGAAA gcCCCAAAGAGGAGAGTTCGGATGAACGCTGCTATTCCGTCCCAAGTGACAGGGATTCACCCCTTGGACCAGAACCAATCTATGGCAGTGACGACTCCGATCGAAAAACAAGGGACTGCCTGACCGATGACAACGAGGATGCTCCCCATGTTTTCGACGAGCCTTCCGACGCAGATACCCCAGACCCAAACTTGGCCCGTAAGAAGAAAACCCGGACAGTTTTCAGCCGCAGTCAGGTCTTCCAACTCGAGTCCACCTTTGACATGAAACGCTACCTTAGCAGCTCGGAACGGGCAGGTCTGGCTGCTTCCCTGCACCTGACCGAAACTCAAGTTAAAATCTGGTTCCAGAATCGTCGGAATAAGTGGAAGAGACAGTTGGCCGCGGACTTAGAGGCAGCGAACATCTCTCACTCGTCCCAGCGAATTGTTCGTGTGCCCATCCTTTACCACGAGAGCACCACGCCACCGTCTGCGCTGAGTTTCAGCGTGCCGCAGGTCTCGCCACCTCTTGTGGGGTTCTCCAGTTCTGTGAACTATCCCCTCACGTCCTTTGCCCAGTCCATGAGCGTACTGAGGTCACAGATGACTGGACTAGTCTAA